A genomic window from Lotus japonicus ecotype B-129 chromosome 1, LjGifu_v1.2 includes:
- the LOC130734519 gene encoding uncharacterized protein LOC130734519, with protein sequence MSGDEIPIPKEKLTSGVKVSLPPLTHKDLPVLQGSFRLDGRNYLQWSELIRHTLISRKKISYIEEKAPAETDPQYDTWREENSLIMTWFWYSMILEISRNYMFFPTAKEIWNNLAQAYSKKQDLSACYELENKVFNSKQGTLSVTDYYGTLNGLWIELDQYQNLKMKCDADSTTLNKFIEKARIFKFLSGLNSEFDPIRVQVLGKEQLPSLSEVFFIVRGEETRRTVMVEDKSVDGSALASGKGPIKGSTSSGHPNRDDRPNRDDRFNRDDLFNRDDRCTYCKRSGHTKEYCFKLYGRENVLRRMRGSKGAPQRRANHTTSDMENDGEVPPVPPAEDVPSLSKAELERLRAFMDSLSKPSGSCSLTMTGSCHGTDNWDC encoded by the exons ATGTCTGGAGACGAGATTCCCATACCTAAGGAGAAACTCACTTCTGGAGTGAAAGTCTCTCTTCCACCTTTGACCCACAAAGATCTCCCGGTATTACAAGGTTCCTTTCGCTTGGATGGGCGCAACTACCTCCAATGGTCTGAGCTCATCCGTCACACTCTCATAAGTCGCAAGAAAATCAGTTATATTGAAGAAAAAGCCCCTGCTGAAACTGATCCACAATATGACACATGGCGTGAAGAGAATTCTCTTATTATGACCTGGTTTTGGTACTCCATGATTCTGGAAATTAGCCGGAATTATATGTTTTTCCCTACTGCTAAGGAGATTTGGAATAATCTGGCACAGGCATATTCTAAGAAACAAGATCTCTCAGCTTGTTATGAATTGGAAAATAAAGTTTTCAATTCTAAGCAAGGAACTCTCTCCGTGACAGATTACTATGGGACCTTGAATGGTCTATGGATTGAATTAGATCAGTATCAAAATCTGAAGATGAAGTGTGATGCTGACTCCACAACATTGaataaatttattgaaaaagCGCGAATCTTTAAGTTTCTCTCTGGGCTTAACTCTGAATTTGATCCGATTCGGGTCCAAGTTTTGGGTAAAGAGCAACTCCCTTCTCTCTCAGAGGTGTTCTTTATAGTTCGTGGTGAAGAAACTAGGAGGACAGTGATGGTGGAAGACAAATCAGTTGATGGTTCAGCCTTAGCCTCTGGAAAGGGTCCCATAAAAGGATCCACCTCTTCCGGACACCCTAACCGTGATGATCGCCCCAACCGTGATGATCGCTTCAACCGTGATGATCTCTTCAACCGTGATGATCGTTGCACTTATTGTAAGAGGTCTGGTCACACCAAAGAGTACTGTTTCAAACTTTATGGAAGGGAAAACGTCCTTAGACGTATGAGGGGGTCCAAAGGTGCTCCGCAGAGGCGCGCAAATCACACAACTTCTGACATGGAAAATGATGGTGAAGTCCCACCTGTACCACCAGCAGAAGATGTCCCTAGCCTTAGCAAAGCAGAATTGGAGCGTCTGAGAGCTTTTATGGACTCATTGAGTAAGCCCTCTGGTTCTTGTTCTCTCACAATGACTG GATCTTGCCACGGGACAGATAATTGGGATTGCTAA